A single window of Nocardioides kongjuensis DNA harbors:
- a CDS encoding TSUP family transporter, whose product MDDILTLTALSIAAAGFFVGIVVGLTGMGGGALMTPALIFLGVGHTASIVTADLTAAAVYKTGGALTHAKEGSPNLRLAGWLILGSVPMAFLGPWLVQAVTDDPTELEKTLKLCIGIALLFAASTYALRLYINLKRVRRGGALPDDNPRIRPVPTLLVGMLGGLLVGVTSVGSGSVIMIALLMLYPGLSAVRLVGTDLVQAVPLVLSAALANIAIHGLEWDLVIPLVLGSVPGTLLGSRLAPRVPQSFIRRGIVIVLTMSGVALLFKAGLHPFGEGHETLEAVLVAAIGVAMLVLVPLVWGLLRKQLGMSMFGAPTVAEIESFGSRDKKRTPA is encoded by the coding sequence GTGGACGACATCCTCACCCTGACCGCGCTCTCCATCGCGGCAGCCGGCTTCTTCGTCGGCATCGTCGTCGGCCTGACGGGCATGGGCGGCGGTGCGCTGATGACGCCCGCGCTGATCTTCCTCGGCGTCGGCCACACCGCGTCGATCGTCACCGCCGACCTGACCGCCGCGGCGGTCTACAAGACCGGTGGCGCACTCACGCACGCGAAGGAGGGCTCGCCCAACCTGCGCCTCGCCGGCTGGCTGATCCTCGGCTCGGTGCCGATGGCCTTCCTCGGGCCCTGGCTGGTCCAGGCGGTCACCGACGACCCGACCGAGCTGGAGAAGACGCTCAAGCTGTGCATCGGCATCGCGCTGCTGTTCGCCGCGTCGACGTACGCCCTGCGCCTCTACATCAACCTCAAGCGGGTGCGCCGCGGCGGTGCGCTGCCCGACGACAACCCGCGGATCCGGCCGGTCCCGACGCTGCTCGTCGGCATGCTCGGCGGCCTGCTGGTCGGCGTCACCAGCGTCGGCTCCGGCTCGGTCATCATGATCGCGCTGCTGATGCTCTACCCGGGGCTGTCGGCCGTCCGCCTGGTCGGCACCGACCTGGTCCAGGCCGTGCCGCTGGTGCTCAGCGCGGCGCTGGCCAACATCGCGATCCACGGCCTCGAGTGGGACCTGGTCATCCCGCTGGTCCTCGGCTCGGTCCCCGGCACGCTGCTCGGCTCCCGGCTCGCGCCGCGGGTGCCTCAGTCGTTCATCCGCCGCGGCATCGTGATCGTGCTGACGATGTCGGGCGTGGCCCTGCTGTTCAAGGCAGGTCTGCACCCGTTCGGCGAGGGCCACGAGACCCTCGAGGCCGTGCTGGTCGCCGCGATCGGCGTCGCGATGCTGGTGCTGGTCCCACTCGTGTGGGGCCTGCTGCGCAAGCAGCTCGGGATGTCGATGTTCGGCGCACCCACCGTGGCCGAGATCGAGTCGTTCGGCAGCCGCGACAAGAAGCGCACGCCCGCC
- the cysC gene encoding adenylyl-sulfate kinase, producing MSRPPLPQHCPTQRELDDLELLTSGAADPIRGFNEPGSPLTLSLPDELLTHLDEGNEVELVDPEGLPLARVSSVLRGVAVTPLTHAQHGPFRRLHLSPAAVREQYAGRTFVPVTDLMTDVQVEQLRGLGPVVLLALVGTGTPAVSPVGLLRATLRVAEAIDAEVVAVPLADHGSLADPALRISVLTSYADSDPVVELAYGGHLLPGLADIAEAERPRLDQQGLVLFFTGLSGSGKSTLAQALMDRLLEHGGRSLTSLDGDVVRRNLSAGLTFSKEDRETNIRRIGWVAAEISRHGGIAVCSPIAPFDETRQQVRAMVDQAGGAFFLVHVATPLEECERRDRKGLYAKARRGEIPEFTGISSPYEEPQDADVRVDTTGRTIEEALEDVVLALRTAGYVDLTAPEPTATAAPADPAPGPEIAEIVAAGPDVAPEPVDEEPSGARTTTGGTRSLRVLFVCTANICRSPYMELRSRALAGADSGIEFASAGTHGFNAHRVDRTMAEVLSERGVSADLVNGFASRPLTDDLIEAADLVLTAEASHRQFVLEEVPGAFRKAFTLAQFAESVERVDADLHGAELVTAVGHRRAGTAEHHDIRDPYRRGKAAAEVSADQIDALLQSVLRRLAQPATARTSAPTSVQTGDE from the coding sequence GTGTCACGCCCGCCCCTGCCCCAGCACTGCCCGACGCAGCGCGAGCTCGACGACCTCGAGCTGCTGACGTCCGGAGCAGCCGACCCGATCCGCGGGTTCAACGAGCCGGGCAGCCCCCTCACGCTCTCCCTGCCCGACGAGCTGCTCACGCATCTCGACGAGGGCAACGAGGTCGAGCTGGTCGACCCCGAGGGCCTGCCTCTCGCCCGGGTCTCCAGCGTGCTGCGCGGCGTCGCGGTGACGCCGTTGACGCACGCGCAGCACGGCCCCTTCCGCCGTCTGCACCTGTCCCCCGCTGCCGTTCGGGAGCAGTACGCCGGGCGCACCTTCGTCCCCGTCACCGACCTGATGACCGACGTCCAGGTCGAGCAGCTGCGCGGGCTCGGCCCGGTCGTGCTGCTCGCGCTCGTCGGCACGGGCACCCCCGCGGTCAGCCCGGTCGGCCTGCTCCGCGCGACGCTGCGGGTCGCCGAGGCGATCGACGCCGAGGTGGTCGCCGTACCGCTCGCCGACCACGGCTCGCTCGCCGACCCGGCACTGCGCATCTCCGTGCTGACGTCGTACGCGGACAGCGACCCGGTCGTGGAGCTCGCGTACGGCGGCCACCTCCTGCCCGGCCTCGCCGACATCGCCGAGGCCGAGCGCCCGCGCCTCGACCAGCAGGGCCTGGTGCTCTTCTTCACCGGTCTGTCCGGCAGCGGCAAGTCCACCCTCGCCCAGGCCCTGATGGACCGCCTGCTCGAGCACGGCGGCCGGAGCCTGACCAGCCTCGACGGCGACGTCGTGCGCCGCAACCTGTCCGCGGGCCTGACCTTCTCCAAGGAGGACCGCGAGACCAACATCCGCCGCATCGGCTGGGTGGCCGCGGAGATCTCCCGCCACGGCGGGATCGCGGTCTGCAGCCCGATCGCCCCCTTCGACGAGACCCGCCAGCAGGTGCGGGCGATGGTGGACCAGGCCGGCGGAGCGTTCTTCCTCGTCCACGTCGCGACGCCGCTCGAGGAGTGCGAGCGCCGTGACCGCAAGGGCCTGTACGCCAAGGCCCGCCGCGGCGAGATCCCCGAGTTCACCGGCATCTCCTCGCCCTACGAGGAGCCGCAGGACGCCGACGTCCGCGTCGACACCACCGGCCGCACGATCGAGGAGGCCCTCGAGGACGTCGTCCTGGCGCTGCGCACGGCCGGGTACGTCGACCTCACGGCCCCCGAGCCGACCGCCACCGCGGCCCCCGCGGACCCGGCCCCCGGTCCCGAGATCGCCGAGATCGTAGCGGCCGGCCCGGACGTCGCCCCCGAGCCCGTCGACGAGGAGCCCTCCGGCGCCCGCACGACCACCGGCGGCACGCGCTCGCTGCGGGTGCTCTTCGTGTGCACCGCCAACATCTGCCGCTCGCCGTACATGGAGCTCCGCTCGCGGGCCCTCGCCGGCGCCGACAGCGGCATCGAGTTCGCCAGCGCAGGCACCCACGGCTTCAACGCGCACCGGGTCGACCGGACCATGGCCGAGGTGCTCTCCGAGCGCGGCGTCAGCGCCGACCTGGTCAACGGCTTCGCCAGCCGACCGCTGACCGACGACCTGATCGAGGCCGCCGACCTGGTGCTGACCGCCGAGGCGTCGCACCGGCAGTTCGTGCTCGAGGAGGTGCCGGGCGCCTTCCGCAAGGCGTTCACGCTGGCCCAGTTCGCCGAGTCGGTCGAGCGGGTCGACGCGGACCTGCACGGCGCCGAGCTCGTGACCGCCGTCGGCCACCGCCGGGCGGGCACGGCCGAGCACCACGACATCCGGGACCCGTACCGGCGGGGCAAGGCAGCAGCCGAGGTGTCGGCCGACCAGATCGACGCCCTCCTCCAGTCCGTGCTGCGCCGCCTGGCTCAGCCCGCGACCGCCCGGACCTCCGCCCCGACCTCCGTACAGACAGGCGACGAGTAA